The Lycium ferocissimum isolate CSIRO_LF1 chromosome 8, AGI_CSIRO_Lferr_CH_V1, whole genome shotgun sequence DNA segment CTATTAGCGATCTTTGGAAGAGGCAGTAACTTGACTAAGAACATGGTTAAGGGGACGCCGGAGCACAGGTATGCTTGCTTACCGGCTTATTCATACATGGTTGAAAATCTAAATCCAGGTTACAGAATTTGCATTTGTCTTGATGATGCGGACAGGTTCAAATATTACTTCGTAGCTTACGGAGCTTGCATTCGAGGATATAAACACATGCGAAAGGTTATTGTCGTTGACATAACACATTTATACGGCAAGTATGAGGATGTTTTGTTGTCCGCCGTCGCACTGGATACTGAGAACCATATCTATCTAATTGCTTTTTGCGTGGTGGAAAAGGAGTGTGATGAATCTTGGACCTACTTCTTCGAGAAGCTGAGGTATATAATCGTTGATGAACCAGACTTGTGCATCATCTTTGATGGGCACAGGAGCATAGCCAACGGTGTTTCCAGAATTTTTTAGCATGCTCATCATGGACTATACATGAAGCATCTTGGTGTAACCTTCGAAAAAAATTCCAATGTGGAGATTCTATTCATGTATACTATGATGCAGCAAAGGCATATGGTTACCAGGAGTTTAATGAACAATTTCAGCAATTAAGGGATAAATGCCCCGAAGCTGCTAATTGCCTCGAGTTTGATATTGGATTTGACAAGTGGAGCAGGGCATATTTTCCAGCAAATAGGTACGATGTGCTGACCACAAACATTGTTGAGTCGCTAAACTCAATGTTGAGGGATGAAAGAGAGTACCCTATTACTGCCTTATTCACTTCCATTTCTAGGAGGTTTGCTCAAATTTTTAGGCAGAGACGTGCATATATCAGCTGTTCAATCAATTTAAGTGGGCCTTCGGCTGAAAAGACGCTAAGGAAAAAGATGAATGAGGGCGACTCCTTGTTTATCCATAATATAAACGGGGATGCCAACGAGTTCACCATAGTGAGCAGTGGCCTAACTGCCAAAGTCAATCTACTGAACAAAACATGTACTTGTAGAGAgtatgacttagtgaaattaCCGTGCGCTCATGCGATGGCATCCTTGAGATTGAAGTACAGACCTGATTATGGTTCAAGCATCTACGAGTATTCGTCGCCTATGTATAAAGTTCAGTCTTACATTCTTGCATTTGGTGAAACTACTAATGTAGTCCCTCCAGAGTTAGAATGGAAAGTCTTAGAGGAGTACGCAAACATGTATATTCCTCCACCCGCTTACGACCCCAAACTTGGAAGGAAGAGAGTGAAGCGTATTCCTGGCATCGCGGAATCTTTCAAGTCCAATGGAAGTAGAAAAGGGAAGAGAAACAAGTGCTTGATTTGCAATGGGGATGGTCACAAGAAAACAACTTGTCGATATTTGAGAGAGCATCCCActtaattttttctaatttgaatgtatttttATTGTATTAGTTCTGAAAACTGAATGCAAGTTCAATATTAATCAACTTTGTTTTAGTCTATCATAGACTATATGTGGGTTTATAATATACCAATCCGTTGGTCTATAATAGTTCATAGTTAGGAAATTAATCTTCCTTTAGGAGATCTATACTCCCCAATTAAAATCCTTATCAAGCGGAACTGAG contains these protein-coding regions:
- the LOC132066485 gene encoding uncharacterized protein LOC132066485, whose amino-acid sequence is MVKGTPEHRYACLPAYSYMVENLNPGYRICICLDDADRFKYYFVAYGACIRGYKHMRKVIVVDITHLYGKYEDVLLSAVALDTENHIYLIAFCVVEKECDESWTYFFEKLRYIIVDEPDLCIIFDGHRSIANAKAYGYQEFNEQFQQLRDKCPEAANCLEFDIGFDKWSRAYFPANRYDVLTTNIVESLNSMLRDEREYPITALFTSISRRFAQIFRQRRAYISCSINLSGPSAEKTLRKKMNEGDSLFIHNINGDANEFTIVSSGLTAKVNLLNKTCTCREYDLVKLPCAHAMASLRLKYRPDYGSSIYEYSSPMYKVQSYILAFGETTNVVPPELEWKVLEEYANMYIPPPAYDPKLGRKRVKRIPGIAESFKSNGSRKGKRNKCLICNGDGHKKTTCRYLREHPT